In Carya illinoinensis cultivar Pawnee chromosome 9, C.illinoinensisPawnee_v1, whole genome shotgun sequence, the following are encoded in one genomic region:
- the LOC122276306 gene encoding arginine/serine-rich coiled-coil protein 2-like isoform X3, with protein MDSNLQSPPSDGADAKTQFRKPSTDATNRKYRRHTPVSGSSSSDEIPTRGQSRSPNILRDGAVKVSEQQPRRKDDGRELERDLSRSHYGRSGDYYRHSDRQSSRGSHGYSRHEDYMHDKHVEEEERNYKRLSSRSGRESKGGSHSEHTRKESEQSRPREYSRNVDKYSRDKYDAPRSKDKDIEAPFLEQQKYREKDLSSDRVGYGKRHALSEDVEKGRYTRDSDGREVKRDYRRSSGDYKGDRRSHEETWGHRSGSTSGGDSGKHRLKDAYKSDPVELDSQRLSKEEKKKKDDRETDRGKERYNREPGEHVEDKFGFVTENHESPAKKSKPYSLDKDSDYRKDVKPVSKFSSVAEDTKMTPGQGQASDSDAANDLNAAKVAAMKAAELVNRNLFGVGSCMTADQKKKLLWGNKKNTTTEESGHLWDTSLFSDRERQEKFNKLMSLRLHWCLWPIVGCEGRLEVGAESRRPRWGQPSSSREAERTPVGFRKAVHCRTTTKGWPYCWIRSLTICYGFFCTRMCCSSKMLCNILLYSCGRVIFLVVSCLRNVWEDMLCCCWNCSDFRKRSLFCDIFTYISHFGWQLHLQLRNMLFEFGSPNSNFPGDL; from the exons ATGGATTCAAACTTGCAGTCTCCACCCTCAGATGGTGCAGATGCAAAGACACAATTTCGCAAGCCATCTACAGATGCAACAAACAGGAAGTATCGGCGCCATACTCCAGTTAGTGGGTCATCTTCATCTGATG AAATTCCTACTCGGGGCCAAAGCCGTAGCCCAAATATCTTGAGGGATGGCGCTGTGAAAGTCTCAGAACAGCAACCAAGAAGGAAGGATGATGGGAGGGAATTAGAAAGGGATTTGAGCAGAAGCCATTATGGTAGAAGTGGTGATTATTATAGACATTCTGATCGACAGTCCTCCCGGGGTTCACATGGTTACTCTAGGCATGAGGACTACATGCATGACAAGCATGTGGAGGAAGAGGAGAGAAATTATAAGAGGCTATCCTCTCGTTCTGGTCGAGAGTCCAAGGGTGGCAGTCATTCTGAGCATACACGAAAAGAAAGTGAACAGAGTAGGCCAAGAGAATATTCACGAAATGTGGACAAGTATTCCCGTGATAAATATGATGCGCCTAGAAGCAAGGATAAGGACATAGAAGCCCCATTTTTAGAACAACAGAAATATAGAGAGAAGGATTTGTCATCTGATAGAGTTGGATATGGTAAGAGACATGCTCTTTCTGAAGATGTTGAGAAGGGTAGGTATACTAGGGACAGTGATGGTCGAGAGGTGAAGCGAGATTATCGTAGGAGTTCAGGAGATTACAAAGGTGACAGACGTTCCCATGAAGAGACCTGGGGGCACCGAAGTGGCTCAACTTCCGGAGGGGATAGTGGTAAGCATCGCCTGAAAGATGCTTATAAGAGTGACCCAGTGGAACTGGATAGTCAGAGGCTatctaaagaagaaaagaagaaaaaggatgaCCGTGAAACTGACAGAGGTAAGGAGCGCTACAATAGAGAACCAGGGGAGCATGTTGAAGATAAGTTTGGTTTTGTGACTGAAAATCATGAGTCTCCAGCCAAAAAATCAAAGCCGTATAGTTTGGACAAGGACAGTGACTATAGGAAAGATG TTAAACCTGTTTCGAAGTTCTCATCTGTAGCTGAGGATACTAAAATGACTCCAGGACAGGGCCAGGCCAGTGACTCCGATGCTGCTAATGATCTAAATGCTGCGAAAGTTGCTGCAATGAAAGCCGCTGAATTAG TAAATAGGAATCTTTTTGGAGTTGGAAGTTGCATGACTGCCGACCAAAAGAAGAAGCTGCTGTGGGGAAACAAAAAGAACACAACTACCGAAGAA TCTGGACACCTTTGGGATACATCACTGTTTTCTGATCGTGAACGACAAGAAAAATTCAACAAACTCATG AGTCTGAGGTTGCATTGGTGCCTATGGCCAATTGTAGGGTGTGAAGGGCGACTTGAAGTTGGAGCAGAAAGCCGAAGACCAAGATGGGGGCAACCTTCTTCGAGCCGAGAAGCAGAAAGAACTCCAGTTGGATTTAGAAAAGCAGTACACTGCCGGACTACGACGAAGGGATGGCCGTACTGTTGGATTAGGTCTTTAACTATTTGCTATGGATTTTTCTGCACTCGAATGTGTTGCAGTTCTAAAATGCTTTGCAACATTTTGTTGTACTCTTGCGGAagagttatttttcttgtagtttcATGCCTACGGAATGTTTGGGAGGATATGCTCTGCTGTTGTTGGAACTGTTCAGATTTTCGCAAAAGATCGTTGTTCTGTGACATTTTTACCTACATTTCTCATTTCGGGTGGCAGTTACACCTTCAACTTCGAAATATG CTGTTTGAATTTGGAAGTCCTAATTCAAATTTCCCTGGCGATTTGTAG
- the LOC122277634 gene encoding F-box protein At2g32560-like, translating into MLYFIISCVSFILLSKSFTHKPLPPWQGEMKLLLPWFWGELSFLVSWIKKRRLANISFQVPMFTPFKKMGLSSKVENAEEDDSSLLDLPDLALESILDRLSPAALCNMAVVCSYLRDRCRTDHLWEKHMKHKWGKLIGDAAYREWQWHVATSPTLLDQSKKKRFLESLSGVWAFSWFRPELKSSSHSRSYFQVDSIMAWYLSLESGKLWFPAQVYNRENGHVGFMLSCYDAQLRYDSRTDTFQARYSPHGRRTTEENIQWDRLRAPPVDTPPHVLHASDCLNDLKPGDHIEIQWRRKKEFPHGWWYALIGHLEHCDGNEDRCRCHHNDNVILEFNQYTPGSRWRRMVINRKEHQEEGNEADGFYGGIRKLYDKEEIAKWKRLWPAQILG; encoded by the exons ATGCTCTACTTCATAATTTCTTGTGTATCATTCATCCTCCTCTCCAAGTCTTTCACTCACAAGCCACTCCCTCCATGGCAGGGTGAGATGAAGCTGTTGTTACCTTGGTTTTGGGGGGAGTTAAGTTTTCTTGTGTCCTGGATCAAGAAAAGAAGGCTTGCTAATATTTCCTTTCAAGTACCTATGTTCACGCCATTTAAAAAGATGGGTCTCAGTTCAAAGGTAGAGAATGCAGAGGAAGATGATAGTTCTCTCTTGGATTTGCCTGACCTGGCCTTGGAAAGCATTCTTGACCGGCTTTCGCCTGCTGCGTTGTGTAATATGGCAGTAGTCTGTAGTTATTTGAGGGATAGATGCAGAACAGACCATTTGTGGGAGAAACACATGAAACACAAATGGGGTAAATTGATTGGTGATGCTGCTTATCGAGAATGGCAATGGCATGTAGCCACAAGCCCAACCCTCTTGgatcaaagcaagaaaaaaaggTTTCTCGAATCCCTCTCAGGGGTATGGGCTTTTTCTTGGTTTAGACCCGAGTTAAAAAGCAGCAGCCACTCAAGGAGTTATTTCCAGGTTGATTCGATCATGGCTTGGTATCTCTCTCTTGAAAGTGGCAAGCTATGGTTTCCGGCTCAGGTCTATAATCGCGAG AATGGTCATGTTGGTTTTATGCTGTCATGTTATGATGCCCAACTCAGATATGATTCGCGGACTGACACTTTTCAGGCAAG ATACTCACCTCATGGGCGGCGGACAACAGAGGAAAATATACAGTGGGATAGGCTAAGAGCACCACCAGTTGATACTCCCCCGCATGTTCTTCATGCCTCTGATTGTTTGAATGACTTGAAGCCCGGAGATCATATTGAGATCCAgtggagaagaaagaaagaattccCACATG GTTGGTGGTATGCTCTTATTGGTCATTTGGAACACTGCGACGGGAATGAGGATCGCTGCCGCTGTCATCATAATG ACAATGTGATATTGGAGTTCAACCAGTATACTCCTGGCTCACGATGGAGACGGATGGTGATAAACAGGAAGGAGCATCAGGAGGAAGGCAATGAAGCAGATGGATTTTATGGTGGAATTAGGAAGCTTTACGACAAGGAGGAGATTGCAAAGTGGAAGCGTCTTTGGCCAGCTCAAATCTTGGGATAG
- the LOC122276306 gene encoding arginine/serine-rich coiled-coil protein 2-like isoform X1, producing MDSNLQSPPSDGADAKTQFRKPSTDATNRKYRRHTPVSGSSSSDEIPTRGQSRSPNILRDGAVKVSEQQPRRKDDGRELERDLSRSHYGRSGDYYRHSDRQSSRGSHGYSRHEDYMHDKHVEEEERNYKRLSSRSGRESKGGSHSEHTRKESEQSRPREYSRNVDKYSRDKYDAPRSKDKDIEAPFLEQQKYREKDLSSDRVGYGKRHALSEDVEKGRYTRDSDGREVKRDYRRSSGDYKGDRRSHEETWGHRSGSTSGGDSGKHRLKDAYKSDPVELDSQRLSKEEKKKKDDRETDRGKERYNREPGEHVEDKFGFVTENHESPAKKSKPYSLDKDSDYRKDVKPVSKFSSVAEDTKMTPGQGQASDSDAANDLNAAKVAAMKAAELVNRNLFGVGSCMTADQKKKLLWGNKKNTTTEESGHLWDTSLFSDRERQEKFNKLMSLRLHWCLWPIVGCEGRLEVGAESRRPRWGQPSSSREAERTPVGFRKAVHCRTTTKGWPYCWIRSLTICYGFFCTRMCCSSKMLCNILLYSCGRVIFLVVSCLRNVWEDMLCCCWNCSDFRKRSLFCDIFTYISHFGWQLHLQLRNMPGYGETDLGTNFETCPSRGYCMC from the exons ATGGATTCAAACTTGCAGTCTCCACCCTCAGATGGTGCAGATGCAAAGACACAATTTCGCAAGCCATCTACAGATGCAACAAACAGGAAGTATCGGCGCCATACTCCAGTTAGTGGGTCATCTTCATCTGATG AAATTCCTACTCGGGGCCAAAGCCGTAGCCCAAATATCTTGAGGGATGGCGCTGTGAAAGTCTCAGAACAGCAACCAAGAAGGAAGGATGATGGGAGGGAATTAGAAAGGGATTTGAGCAGAAGCCATTATGGTAGAAGTGGTGATTATTATAGACATTCTGATCGACAGTCCTCCCGGGGTTCACATGGTTACTCTAGGCATGAGGACTACATGCATGACAAGCATGTGGAGGAAGAGGAGAGAAATTATAAGAGGCTATCCTCTCGTTCTGGTCGAGAGTCCAAGGGTGGCAGTCATTCTGAGCATACACGAAAAGAAAGTGAACAGAGTAGGCCAAGAGAATATTCACGAAATGTGGACAAGTATTCCCGTGATAAATATGATGCGCCTAGAAGCAAGGATAAGGACATAGAAGCCCCATTTTTAGAACAACAGAAATATAGAGAGAAGGATTTGTCATCTGATAGAGTTGGATATGGTAAGAGACATGCTCTTTCTGAAGATGTTGAGAAGGGTAGGTATACTAGGGACAGTGATGGTCGAGAGGTGAAGCGAGATTATCGTAGGAGTTCAGGAGATTACAAAGGTGACAGACGTTCCCATGAAGAGACCTGGGGGCACCGAAGTGGCTCAACTTCCGGAGGGGATAGTGGTAAGCATCGCCTGAAAGATGCTTATAAGAGTGACCCAGTGGAACTGGATAGTCAGAGGCTatctaaagaagaaaagaagaaaaaggatgaCCGTGAAACTGACAGAGGTAAGGAGCGCTACAATAGAGAACCAGGGGAGCATGTTGAAGATAAGTTTGGTTTTGTGACTGAAAATCATGAGTCTCCAGCCAAAAAATCAAAGCCGTATAGTTTGGACAAGGACAGTGACTATAGGAAAGATG TTAAACCTGTTTCGAAGTTCTCATCTGTAGCTGAGGATACTAAAATGACTCCAGGACAGGGCCAGGCCAGTGACTCCGATGCTGCTAATGATCTAAATGCTGCGAAAGTTGCTGCAATGAAAGCCGCTGAATTAG TAAATAGGAATCTTTTTGGAGTTGGAAGTTGCATGACTGCCGACCAAAAGAAGAAGCTGCTGTGGGGAAACAAAAAGAACACAACTACCGAAGAA TCTGGACACCTTTGGGATACATCACTGTTTTCTGATCGTGAACGACAAGAAAAATTCAACAAACTCATG AGTCTGAGGTTGCATTGGTGCCTATGGCCAATTGTAGGGTGTGAAGGGCGACTTGAAGTTGGAGCAGAAAGCCGAAGACCAAGATGGGGGCAACCTTCTTCGAGCCGAGAAGCAGAAAGAACTCCAGTTGGATTTAGAAAAGCAGTACACTGCCGGACTACGACGAAGGGATGGCCGTACTGTTGGATTAGGTCTTTAACTATTTGCTATGGATTTTTCTGCACTCGAATGTGTTGCAGTTCTAAAATGCTTTGCAACATTTTGTTGTACTCTTGCGGAagagttatttttcttgtagtttcATGCCTACGGAATGTTTGGGAGGATATGCTCTGCTGTTGTTGGAACTGTTCAGATTTTCGCAAAAGATCGTTGTTCTGTGACATTTTTACCTACATTTCTCATTTCGGGTGGCAGTTACACCTTCAACTTCGAAATATG CCGGGATATGGTGAAACTGATTTGGGAACAAACTTTGAGACATGTCCGTCAAGGGGTTATTGCATGTGCTAA
- the LOC122276306 gene encoding arginine/serine-rich coiled-coil protein 2-like isoform X4, whose amino-acid sequence MDSNLQSPPSDGADAKTQFRKPSTDATNRKYRRHTPVSGSSSSDEIPTRGQSRSPNILRDGAVKVSEQQPRRKDDGRELERDLSRSHYGRSGDYYRHSDRQSSRGSHGYSRHEDYMHDKHVEEEERNYKRLSSRSGRESKGGSHSEHTRKESEQSRPREYSRNVDKYSRDKYDAPRSKDKDIEAPFLEQQKYREKDLSSDRVGYGKRHALSEDVEKGRYTRDSDGREVKRDYRRSSGDYKGDRRSHEETWGHRSGSTSGGDSGKHRLKDAYKSDPVELDSQRLSKEEKKKKDDRETDRGKERYNREPGEHVEDKFGFVTENHESPAKKSKPYSLDKDSDYRKDVKPVSKFSSVAEDTKMTPGQGQASDSDAANDLNAAKVAAMKAAELVNRNLFGVGSCMTADQKKKLLWGNKKNTTTEESGHLWDTSLFSDRERQEKFNKLMGVKGDLKLEQKAEDQDGGNLLRAEKQKELQLDLEKQYTAGLRRRDGRTVGLGL is encoded by the exons ATGGATTCAAACTTGCAGTCTCCACCCTCAGATGGTGCAGATGCAAAGACACAATTTCGCAAGCCATCTACAGATGCAACAAACAGGAAGTATCGGCGCCATACTCCAGTTAGTGGGTCATCTTCATCTGATG AAATTCCTACTCGGGGCCAAAGCCGTAGCCCAAATATCTTGAGGGATGGCGCTGTGAAAGTCTCAGAACAGCAACCAAGAAGGAAGGATGATGGGAGGGAATTAGAAAGGGATTTGAGCAGAAGCCATTATGGTAGAAGTGGTGATTATTATAGACATTCTGATCGACAGTCCTCCCGGGGTTCACATGGTTACTCTAGGCATGAGGACTACATGCATGACAAGCATGTGGAGGAAGAGGAGAGAAATTATAAGAGGCTATCCTCTCGTTCTGGTCGAGAGTCCAAGGGTGGCAGTCATTCTGAGCATACACGAAAAGAAAGTGAACAGAGTAGGCCAAGAGAATATTCACGAAATGTGGACAAGTATTCCCGTGATAAATATGATGCGCCTAGAAGCAAGGATAAGGACATAGAAGCCCCATTTTTAGAACAACAGAAATATAGAGAGAAGGATTTGTCATCTGATAGAGTTGGATATGGTAAGAGACATGCTCTTTCTGAAGATGTTGAGAAGGGTAGGTATACTAGGGACAGTGATGGTCGAGAGGTGAAGCGAGATTATCGTAGGAGTTCAGGAGATTACAAAGGTGACAGACGTTCCCATGAAGAGACCTGGGGGCACCGAAGTGGCTCAACTTCCGGAGGGGATAGTGGTAAGCATCGCCTGAAAGATGCTTATAAGAGTGACCCAGTGGAACTGGATAGTCAGAGGCTatctaaagaagaaaagaagaaaaaggatgaCCGTGAAACTGACAGAGGTAAGGAGCGCTACAATAGAGAACCAGGGGAGCATGTTGAAGATAAGTTTGGTTTTGTGACTGAAAATCATGAGTCTCCAGCCAAAAAATCAAAGCCGTATAGTTTGGACAAGGACAGTGACTATAGGAAAGATG TTAAACCTGTTTCGAAGTTCTCATCTGTAGCTGAGGATACTAAAATGACTCCAGGACAGGGCCAGGCCAGTGACTCCGATGCTGCTAATGATCTAAATGCTGCGAAAGTTGCTGCAATGAAAGCCGCTGAATTAG TAAATAGGAATCTTTTTGGAGTTGGAAGTTGCATGACTGCCGACCAAAAGAAGAAGCTGCTGTGGGGAAACAAAAAGAACACAACTACCGAAGAA TCTGGACACCTTTGGGATACATCACTGTTTTCTGATCGTGAACGACAAGAAAAATTCAACAAACTCATG GGTGTGAAGGGCGACTTGAAGTTGGAGCAGAAAGCCGAAGACCAAGATGGGGGCAACCTTCTTCGAGCCGAGAAGCAGAAAGAACTCCAGTTGGATTTAGAAAAGCAGTACACTGCCGGACTACGACGAAGGGATGGCCGTACTGTTGGATTAGGTCTTTAA
- the LOC122276306 gene encoding arginine/serine-rich coiled-coil protein 2-like isoform X2 has product MDSNLQSPPSDGADAKTQFRKPSTDATNRKYRRHTPVSGSSSSDEIPTRGQSRSPNILRDGAVKVSEQQPRRKDDGRELERDLSRSHYGRSGDYYRHSDRQSSRGSHGYSRHEDYMHDKHVEEEERNYKRLSSRSGRESKGGSHSEHTRKESEQSRPREYSRNVDKYSRDKYDAPRSKDKDIEAPFLEQQKYREKDLSSDRVGYGKRHALSEDVEKGRYTRDSDGREVKRDYRRSSGDYKGDRRSHEETWGHRSGSTSGGDSGKHRLKDAYKSDPVELDSQRLSKEEKKKKDDRETDRGKERYNREPGEHVEDKFGFVTENHESPAKKSKPYSLDKDSDYRKDVKPVSKFSSVAEDTKMTPGQGQASDSDAANDLNAAKVAAMKAAELVNRNLFGVGSCMTADQKKKLLWGNKKNTTTEESGHLWDTSLFSDRERQEKFNKLMSLRLHWCLWPIVGCEGRLEVGAESRRPRWGQPSSSREAERTPVGFRKAVHCRTTTKGWPYCWIRSLTICYGFFCTRMCCSSKMLCNILLYSCGRVIFLVVSCLRNVWEDMLCCCWNCSDFRKRSLFCDIFTYISHFGWQLHLQLRNMVGRPAQYVFLHMRSHA; this is encoded by the exons ATGGATTCAAACTTGCAGTCTCCACCCTCAGATGGTGCAGATGCAAAGACACAATTTCGCAAGCCATCTACAGATGCAACAAACAGGAAGTATCGGCGCCATACTCCAGTTAGTGGGTCATCTTCATCTGATG AAATTCCTACTCGGGGCCAAAGCCGTAGCCCAAATATCTTGAGGGATGGCGCTGTGAAAGTCTCAGAACAGCAACCAAGAAGGAAGGATGATGGGAGGGAATTAGAAAGGGATTTGAGCAGAAGCCATTATGGTAGAAGTGGTGATTATTATAGACATTCTGATCGACAGTCCTCCCGGGGTTCACATGGTTACTCTAGGCATGAGGACTACATGCATGACAAGCATGTGGAGGAAGAGGAGAGAAATTATAAGAGGCTATCCTCTCGTTCTGGTCGAGAGTCCAAGGGTGGCAGTCATTCTGAGCATACACGAAAAGAAAGTGAACAGAGTAGGCCAAGAGAATATTCACGAAATGTGGACAAGTATTCCCGTGATAAATATGATGCGCCTAGAAGCAAGGATAAGGACATAGAAGCCCCATTTTTAGAACAACAGAAATATAGAGAGAAGGATTTGTCATCTGATAGAGTTGGATATGGTAAGAGACATGCTCTTTCTGAAGATGTTGAGAAGGGTAGGTATACTAGGGACAGTGATGGTCGAGAGGTGAAGCGAGATTATCGTAGGAGTTCAGGAGATTACAAAGGTGACAGACGTTCCCATGAAGAGACCTGGGGGCACCGAAGTGGCTCAACTTCCGGAGGGGATAGTGGTAAGCATCGCCTGAAAGATGCTTATAAGAGTGACCCAGTGGAACTGGATAGTCAGAGGCTatctaaagaagaaaagaagaaaaaggatgaCCGTGAAACTGACAGAGGTAAGGAGCGCTACAATAGAGAACCAGGGGAGCATGTTGAAGATAAGTTTGGTTTTGTGACTGAAAATCATGAGTCTCCAGCCAAAAAATCAAAGCCGTATAGTTTGGACAAGGACAGTGACTATAGGAAAGATG TTAAACCTGTTTCGAAGTTCTCATCTGTAGCTGAGGATACTAAAATGACTCCAGGACAGGGCCAGGCCAGTGACTCCGATGCTGCTAATGATCTAAATGCTGCGAAAGTTGCTGCAATGAAAGCCGCTGAATTAG TAAATAGGAATCTTTTTGGAGTTGGAAGTTGCATGACTGCCGACCAAAAGAAGAAGCTGCTGTGGGGAAACAAAAAGAACACAACTACCGAAGAA TCTGGACACCTTTGGGATACATCACTGTTTTCTGATCGTGAACGACAAGAAAAATTCAACAAACTCATG AGTCTGAGGTTGCATTGGTGCCTATGGCCAATTGTAGGGTGTGAAGGGCGACTTGAAGTTGGAGCAGAAAGCCGAAGACCAAGATGGGGGCAACCTTCTTCGAGCCGAGAAGCAGAAAGAACTCCAGTTGGATTTAGAAAAGCAGTACACTGCCGGACTACGACGAAGGGATGGCCGTACTGTTGGATTAGGTCTTTAACTATTTGCTATGGATTTTTCTGCACTCGAATGTGTTGCAGTTCTAAAATGCTTTGCAACATTTTGTTGTACTCTTGCGGAagagttatttttcttgtagtttcATGCCTACGGAATGTTTGGGAGGATATGCTCTGCTGTTGTTGGAACTGTTCAGATTTTCGCAAAAGATCGTTGTTCTGTGACATTTTTACCTACATTTCTCATTTCGGGTGGCAGTTACACCTTCAACTTCGAAATATGGTGGGTAGACCTGCACAATACGTGTTTTTACATATGCGTTCCCATGCTTAA